One window of the Streptococcus parasanguinis ATCC 15912 genome contains the following:
- a CDS encoding DUF1033 family protein, translating to MYRVIEMFGDCEPWWFLDGWEEDVVSSRKFEDYYQALKYYKQKWLDLNAHFPSYKSRSDLMTVFWDSKEQEWCEDCSEDVQLFHSLVLLEDEHKIPKSKLRPGYEKEKGSRKHRSCQFTLDPNKSTKSLS from the coding sequence ATGTATCGAGTGATTGAAATGTTTGGGGACTGTGAGCCCTGGTGGTTTTTGGATGGATGGGAAGAAGATGTCGTCAGTAGTCGGAAATTTGAAGACTATTATCAGGCTTTAAAATACTACAAGCAGAAGTGGTTAGATTTAAATGCGCACTTTCCAAGTTATAAGAGTAGAAGTGATCTCATGACAGTTTTTTGGGATTCCAAAGAGCAAGAGTGGTGTGAGGACTGCAGTGAAGATGTGCAGTTATTCCACTCGCTCGTTCTTTTGGAAGATGAACACAAAATTCCAAAAAGCAAGCTCCGTCCAGGTTACGAAAAGGAAAAAGGGAGTCGGAAACACCGTTCTTGTCAATTTACTCTTGACCCGAATAAGAGTACAAAATCCCTGTCATAA
- the comGA gene encoding competence type IV pilus ATPase ComGA produces the protein MVQEIAKKLIRMGKKEEAQDLYFIPRKEEYQVFMRVGDERRFVQSFPFEEMTAIISHFKFVAGMNVGEKRRSQLGSCDYPLENGVVSIRLSTVGDYRGYESLVIRLLHDEERELRFWFDQLPDLKKKLAGRGLYLFAGPVGSGKTTLMHALAQERFADQQVMSIEDPVEIKQENMLQLQLNDQIGMTYDNLIKLSLRHRPDLLIIGEIRDKETARAVVRASLTGVTVFSTIHAKSVRGVYERLLELGVSEEELKIVLQGICYQRLIAGGGVVDFATENYQEHSASRWNQQMDLLAQSGYIQLAQAQAEKIIYR, from the coding sequence ATGGTTCAAGAAATTGCAAAAAAATTGATCCGTATGGGGAAGAAGGAAGAAGCTCAGGATCTCTACTTCATTCCTCGGAAGGAGGAGTATCAGGTTTTTATGAGGGTTGGAGATGAGAGGCGTTTTGTGCAATCCTTTCCTTTTGAGGAGATGACGGCTATTATCAGCCATTTTAAATTTGTAGCAGGGATGAATGTGGGAGAAAAAAGGCGCAGCCAGCTAGGATCGTGTGATTACCCTTTGGAGAATGGAGTGGTTTCGATTCGCTTGTCGACGGTGGGGGATTATCGTGGCTATGAAAGCTTGGTCATTCGGCTTTTGCATGATGAGGAACGCGAATTGCGGTTTTGGTTTGATCAGTTGCCAGACTTGAAGAAGAAATTGGCTGGTCGTGGGCTTTATCTCTTTGCGGGTCCCGTTGGTTCGGGAAAGACCACTCTCATGCACGCTCTGGCGCAAGAGCGCTTTGCAGATCAGCAAGTCATGTCCATTGAAGATCCTGTCGAGATCAAGCAAGAGAATATGCTTCAGCTCCAGCTGAATGACCAGATCGGCATGACCTATGACAACCTGATCAAACTCTCCTTACGTCATCGACCGGATCTTCTCATTATTGGGGAGATCCGAGATAAGGAAACGGCCCGTGCAGTTGTACGAGCTAGTTTGACAGGGGTCACCGTCTTCTCTACGATTCATGCCAAGAGCGTTAGAGGTGTTTATGAGCGCCTTTTAGAGCTTGGAGTGAGTGAGGAAGAACTCAAGATTGTTTTACAAGGTATTTGCTACCAACGATTAATTGCAGGAGGAGGTGTTGTCGATTTTGCAACGGAAAACTACCAAGAGCACTCGGCCAGCCGCTGGAACCAACAAATGGATCTCTTGGCTCAATCGGGATATATCCAGCTGGCTCAGGCGCAAGCCGAAAAAATTATCTACCGCTAA
- the comGB gene encoding competence type IV pilus assembly protein ComGB produces the protein MSWLNRDISSWLRRKPKKLSTAKQKQIIELFLNLYSSGFHLSEIVDFLGRSHLVESRLVSQMREDLSRGKSFSDMMAGIGFSDAVTTQLSLAELHGNLALSLEKISAYLENMCKVKKKLIEVSTYPLILLGFLVLIMLGLRNYLLPQMDAQNIGTQLISSFPQLFLALGAGLVTFFLLGFLYYRQSGKINVFRTLSHLPFGKGMIQAYLTAYYAREWGNLIGQGLELSQIFSMMQEQKSQLFQEIGRDLALSLDRGQSFSETVRGYPFFKKELPLMIEYGEVKSKLGSELEIYAEKTWEDFFRRVHKAMNVIQPLVFVFVALVIVLLYAAMLLPIYQNMEVHL, from the coding sequence ATCTCTTGGCTCAATCGGGATATATCCAGCTGGCTCAGGCGCAAGCCGAAAAAATTATCTACCGCTAAACAAAAGCAAATCATCGAATTATTTTTGAATCTTTATTCGAGTGGTTTTCATCTGTCTGAGATCGTCGATTTTCTGGGTCGCTCCCACCTAGTGGAGAGTCGGTTGGTCTCTCAGATGCGGGAAGATCTCTCTCGTGGGAAGAGTTTCTCAGATATGATGGCGGGGATCGGTTTTTCAGATGCGGTCACGACACAGCTGTCTCTCGCTGAGCTCCATGGCAATCTTGCATTGAGCTTGGAGAAAATCAGTGCTTACTTAGAAAACATGTGCAAGGTCAAGAAAAAGCTGATTGAGGTCAGCACTTATCCTCTTATCTTGCTTGGATTTTTGGTTCTGATTATGCTAGGCTTGCGCAATTATTTGCTCCCTCAAATGGATGCTCAAAATATTGGGACGCAATTGATCAGTTCCTTCCCCCAACTCTTTTTGGCCTTAGGAGCGGGACTGGTGACCTTCTTCTTACTCGGCTTTCTCTATTACCGCCAGTCAGGCAAGATCAACGTTTTTAGAACTTTGTCTCATCTGCCTTTCGGGAAAGGCATGATTCAAGCTTATTTGACAGCCTATTATGCCAGAGAATGGGGAAATCTGATTGGGCAAGGATTGGAATTGTCTCAGATTTTTTCCATGATGCAGGAGCAAAAATCCCAGCTTTTTCAAGAAATTGGAAGGGATTTAGCTCTTTCTTTAGATCGTGGCCAGTCCTTTTCAGAGACGGTCAGGGGGTATCCTTTTTTCAAAAAAGAATTGCCCCTTATGATTGAATATGGTGAAGTCAAATCAAAGCTCGGAAGTGAGCTAGAAATCTACGCTGAAAAAACCTGGGAAGATTTCTTTCGTCGGGTTCACAAGGCTATGAATGTGATACAACCTTTGGTGTTTGTCTTTGTAGCTCTTGTGATTGTGTTACTCTATGCAGCCATGTTGCTGCCGATTTATCAAAATATGGAGGTTCATTTATGA
- the comGC gene encoding competence type IV pilus major pilin ComGC, which translates to MKKLKTYKVKAFTLIEMLVVLLIISVLLLLFVPNLTKQKDSVKETGNAAVVKVVESQAELYELNHTNDQATLAKLIADGNITNKQAESYRSYYAKNSGETRAVAD; encoded by the coding sequence ATGAAAAAATTAAAAACCTATAAGGTTAAAGCCTTTACACTTATTGAAATGTTGGTGGTCTTATTGATCATCAGTGTGCTCTTATTGCTCTTTGTGCCGAATTTGACCAAGCAAAAAGACTCCGTGAAAGAGACAGGAAATGCAGCGGTTGTGAAGGTGGTCGAAAGTCAGGCTGAATTGTACGAGCTCAATCATACCAATGACCAAGCCACTCTAGCAAAACTGATTGCTGATGGAAATATTACCAACAAACAAGCAGAATCCTACCGTTCCTATTATGCGAAAAATAGTGGAGAAACTCGTGCGGTTGCAGATTAA